AAAGCCCTCCCTTAACTCCAACCGGTGGTACTTTAAGTTTTAACACCcaagtttttgcagtgtaatggGCCACAATACCCTAACAATAAACCCTAAGGGTTAGGTGGCATTGTGGCCCATTATAGGGCGATTTCACAAAAAGGTtgttagttcaaatctgcctccagaagacatgatgcatggaacaagtacaaagcaaatgagtcaatcaatatcacttaCGCACGCATCATGTCGTGGCAGATTTGAACGACCTTTTGTGAAATCACCCTATGGTTGGCATTGGTTGCAAACAGAATTATTAAGCGTCCAGGAAGGGGTCCACCACAGGGTCTTACTGCAtgagaaaagttaaattttggcaGTCCATCTGGTGAAAACTGGCATCCTTGACCCCCCCCAGCACAGGTAATTGCCAACATTGGACCAGAGGTAATATTGAGTCTCGTAAAATGTGAGGCCAGGAAGAGGTCCATACATGTAGGCTCCTTACTACATGAAAAGTTACATTTTGGGGGTCCAACTAGTAAAAATTGAGAGTCCTGTACCCTGAAGCACAGGTTAATGTCACCCCTGCCCTGGACAGAACTGGTGAGTGTCATTAAATTAAAAGCACAAAAATGTCATATTAGGTGACTTTAATTTTTTAGGGATGCATTTCATCGAAATAATAACACTGTCCTCATTTGTCTGATCAATTCATAATATTCAGATTCACATTATGTTCATTGAAAATAGATGTCAATTCTTTCATTCCCAAATACAAGGGGATATTGTACAGCACTGGTGGcagcaggttttcaaaagtgggggCTCCACAAATCTTGATTCCCCCGACAGTTTTCGGCTAGCTACATGTACGCTCCCCATAATTGGCAACACTAAAATTTCCCCAGAAATGCATTTATGCATTTACCCCCGATTGACTAAAAAAGTGGGAGCCCTTTGTGTATGCCACtgatattttaaatgtattttagaaAAAGTCTAGGTTTGAGTAAATGTTACCAGTACCATACTTTCAAATAAATGAAAAGTGTGGCAGCATAGAGATGTAATTAATGTTTTGATGCTCGAATGTAGAATAATTAGGCTAGGGCTATGAATTTGTTTGAGAATACCTGAGCCATATGCATTGGGAGTTCTATGAAAGAATAGACATCCATACAATACAAAATGTATACAGTTGACAATATTTGtaaataatgctatgtctcaaagcactttgcagtttcaaaaacaaatgcggtttgtttctttttctattttttttaaaacttaattttgaattaagatgtcatgaGTGTTCAAAATAGCAgaaaattgaagtacaaatatcaattgttttatacctataaTCCGATGAAGTAAATTGTCTTCATAATATttttcagaatttcatgattttacggcaaaaaagtaaaaataaataaaggaaATCAAAAATGAACTTGGTTGGGTGGATGCGCTAAGAAAAACTAACACACAGGCGCTTTGAGACATTGCATTATTTTTAGCAATAACAAAATGGTAAATTGTGATGGCTCCAATTGCTTGTGCATCCTCCAAAGGCTCGATTGACACTCCACATTCACTGTAGAACTCCATGGCAATATTCCCGCGACGACATCCATTTCCAGCTTGtaaatttcattaaaaagaaatgtttCCTCACATTTTAAAACTTGATTGACATTGATAGCACTATGGCAACAGCCATTATTTTGTATTAGGCATACATACACACAGATGGTTCCACACAGAATGACCAAAGATTTCACAATTGGTCAGAAAAGAACATTTGAGCACTGGCATGCTGATGAAATTGGATTCTCTGATAGAATCGGAGCATTTAGCTTTCTATTAGCTTCAATATAATACATGCACTGCTTGCCTAATACGACTATTTAACACATCAACATTATAGTCATATAGTAGATATTATATTCACTTAGAATAGATGATAATATAAATACTGCAGTTCACAAAACACACATGAAATGTTTCATCAAATATGATGGCATAAAACAGTAGAATCCATCCATGTAATAGATGATATCACACTAGTAGCTGATGGCTGGTAAAGTTGACGACGATGGCATAGCGAAGCAGTACACAGCGTAGAGTACGATTTTCCTGAGAAACCAAATGAACACACGTCAAAACAAAATGATGAGTTGTTTATCCTCCAGTCTAATTGACAGGGTCTGTTACATCAATAGTGTCGCTACATCCAACAATCACAATCATaaactttgaaataaactggataaACTTTTCTATTCTCATTGCACAGtttcataaatataaaataacaaaaataattctaTAATATATCTATACAGGGATCCAATGTTGTGAATCTCAGGACCATTATTAATATTTCTTTGGATTGCACTCATTCGTATTTGGCTGGAACATATAGCACCAATCTTATGGTGGAATACAGCTTGGATAAGTACATAATGTATTCAAGGTGATGACAGAATAAAGGTGTTATTTTGCTAAGTAGCACACACAAAATTGATAACATTCACACTCAGGTAGCAAAATGGTTACTCCTTTTGTAAGGGTATTTTGCACCAAACCTGATGTGATAATGTAGAAAACACAACAGAACATTCACTGTAATCATTCAAATGTAATCTCTGAAAATGCATCCAATGTGTTTAACATGTTTTCAACTTCCGTTCCATTAGCAATAATTTTTTCGTTAACAGGGTTTCCTCCAAAGAGTGGTTGATAAATTGCAACGCAGAATGGGCATAACCCCGTATTTCAATGCAGTATATTATGGGCAGAACACAAAACAAGCTATTTTGTAGCATCAGACAAATTCCACCTGTTGTATTCATTATTCCAAACAGCAAAGATCTGTTTTAAAATATATAACATGATGTGGGCTCTTTTCTTGGCCCATGCTTACCTCACCCAGTCCAATGGATGACTTGATTGACGTACACAGCCTCTGTTTCTTCAGGAGACTGCACTGAGAGGATAAAACAAACTTCTCTACGGGTGCATTAGTAGTGTATTATACATGTAGATACTTTTCTGAATAGCAGATATTTATAATGCAGAGGGGAGGAGCATTTCTTTGGATTTTATGGTTTGGGACTCGGGGTGGTAGCTTATTACAAACTAGTCGTTTAAGTCGCATTATTTTCTCCTGGTGATTATAGCCAATTGTGCTGGCTCAGTTCATAAGAGACGATGTGGTACATGCACGATGAGTTGATACTTTATCACTGTTCAAGATTTTCTTTTATATAGTTTCTACTTTTCTCAGCTACTTTATGGCAATCAGTTGAGATTTGTGTGTTGGGCAGTGAGCAAtgtgagagagatagagagagacaGCGAATTACAAAATACCCATTGGACTCATTTCCATTTGCAGTTCTTGATCAGGCTTCACTGTTGACAGAACCTTGTAAGGTGACAACCACACTGATGAGAGATATCCACTTGCCGATGACCTGCCGTACATAGATCTGTAGCAACTTTATTTAAGCATGGTAGAGATGACCCATGCATACTGGTATCAATCGAgttcactttttgaaaataatgaagaTATCAAATGACATTCATGAACATTGATCAGTTCTTCCAGTTCTGTGTTGAATCTTTTCAACTCTTCTCAACAAtttgtgcaactttcaaaatgagCACAACGAGAATGGGGCAAAGCATTGAAGTAAGCTTACATGTAGcatttaataacacatcaaatGATAGTCTCAATTGCATTGAAAACAATTCAAAGCATAAAAAAGAAATTGAGCATACTAGGCTAGGCTATAAAACATGGTGGCATCCAGATGCATTAAACAAAAGGGCAACAAAACTGATGAAATCATACATTTTATATGTATAATGCAATTGCAGAGTCGATTTCCTTACTTCATGATGTGGCACATTGGATTTTATAAACACAAAGCCTCCATAAACAAATTGCACTGATATCGATGATTTGATTGAATAAACAAAGTCACTTCCTTATTTATAATGCCCTTTCTTTCAATAAGATGTATGGCAGATTCATATCTGAACCAAATTTCACCATTTGAGGCAAAAACAGTTTGCATTTTTTGTTGACTTGCGGCTCCAGACATGATGATGTATTAAACAGAAGATCACATGATAAAATGCAATTTCCAATGGATTGTGCTTCTTTTGGTTGACAGCAGTGTTTTTGTGTAGAATTAAGCTGTACACTAGATGACCATGGCAATGGCATGAAATGATACAATCGTTGGACATCAGCATGGCATTTGACGACGACATTCACGACAATATTTTCAGCTTTTAAATTGAGGATATTGACATTTTAAGCTTATAACATTACAATTCTCTACATATAATGTAAATTTTAAACTATAAGCACTTACAGTTTTGGGAAAACATTTCTAGCACTATAAACAGTTTATTTTTCATGATACATTCAAGCTAGAAAGGTGCATATTTACTGTGAAACTTTTTCCATGACACTTTTCACAATATATGTTTAACTTTAAAATACATCTAATACTACCATAATTTGATAGCTAAACACACTACAATGTAGTGTATGCAAGTTTTGATCATATCtatttcttcaaaatattctAAATCTAATTTGGTTACAACTTAAAAGATATGAGAGCTTGAGCAAGCTAATCACTTGCACTCTTATTCTAAACTGTGTACATTTGCTTCTAGAACTATAtttaatttgtacacaaattacagagtttttaaaaaataaatcctTTATCCAAATTCACAACTTTACAATAATTTTAAGTGAACTTTTTAAATGTGTGCTACGGAAATGCCTCTTGAAGACTGAGAACAGCACCAATCATACTGTTAATATTAAGACATGTGCAAGTACACCTGTTATAAGACTTCTCAGAACATAGCTTTTGCTACAGTATagtgatacaaatttgatattagaCGATGGCACCACATTTGAAGTACGGTAAAAGTACCGATGTCAGCTGATACTATCCTGATTTTACTTTTCAGTATACTTGACAACTTAAGTTTGGATAAGAAGATGAGCATTGTGTAGTGTGTAATGCAAAGTTTGCAAGTCATTCATaaactcttagatagcgagaaccaatcagagcaaactaTTTATGAACCATGCATTAGTTGTGTCTAATGCATGGGTGCACACTCTGCATAGTGCTTTTGTACGCATTaatttttcttgcaggttgatgcatttatatttgctgctattttccaacatttttttagtgacaatttaaataaaaatagaaaatcttGAGATTTTTTTCTTGCATAAAATAGGTTAAATAAATgcttatcacttgttgctcgagaaatacaaaataatgcacttatacTGAGATGCtggtgcgtctaatgcactccaccCGCTGGGCTtgtgcatcaacatctcagtacaggtgtatttttttgtacaatttcactcccaacaagtgatacgcatttattaacctataagtaaTCAATGCACATCATTTTTTATTCAAGTTCAGCAAAGAATACAAACCTAGATCAAGTATTCTGAAAAGGACCAGATAGATCGCAAATGCCAGTGGAGTATTTACCAATATAATTTGAAGTCAAACATTTATTTAAATTGTGAAACTTCCAACATCGCTAAGTACTGCACAATTTTAAATTGAgttaaaaaattatgatgaatttTAACCCAATGGCTAAGGCTAAGCTGTCCACAACTTTCTCTACCAATTACAACACAAAGACTTTTTTTTAAGAAATTTCATATAAACTAGCAGTCACTATCTGTTCCAATTAAAATGTAGCACATTGATgcattttttcaacaaatttccATATAAATATCCAAGGTGCTTCCTTCCAAATATGCAATCAACAAAACAGCCACTTAGTTGTCTTCACACAGCAAATGATCACTGATGTACACTGTATAGATGACTGCTCAAACAAAATTGTCTGGTGGGAACAATTTGAAACATGCATCACTTGCCTGTTGATTTATAAACTCAAAACTCAAACTGTTTTTCTTTGGTGCATGAGCTGCCTTCTCTTTTCAGATTCAGCAACAATATGTACGCTTTATAGACTCTACTCCCtaatccagaaaaatacagttttttttgggattaaaaatacTATAAAGTTCTGCCacacatagctcaatcctaatcattcatttaagtTCTAActggaaaaaaatttaaaaagaaaaagttcacttttttattaaaaaaaagaaccaaaaacatgcatttttagcatGTTTTCTAACAATCGAGTCataaaaatcacagacttggaacaaatctaagcattcaaaatcttgagtatgctgaaattttcctcaaattttcacttttttgtgttaccgtactttaattaaatggtgtaaaaataagaatgaaacatctttttcaaaaattagaatgcataaactgaaattagtcttagtacaagtctttgggcttcacagcatacgaaaaacaccctaaaaatgcatgtttttaggactaactaaaggattaggatttagccatgtttcatttggcaaaacaggataataattaattttttatccaaaaaaattagttctgtatttttctggaatgaggagTAGATGGAGGAAACATGAATAATCAATAAGGAATTAGCCGGATAGAGACGGTGAAACACAAACGAGGGTCTGACAAAAAGCTtaacctgtcctacaccacatttttgattttttttatcacaCCAAAAGATTTCAAAAGATTAACTTACAATATTCACATCAAAATGTGTGTCACAACTCACAAGCAatttctgtgttacaaattgcATTGAGCAGTTGTCAATTGTGGGCGTGGCCATTTCCTCTGATTCCTTTTCTAGTGGTGCACCCTGCATTCTCTGAGATTGGATGGACAGGAAACTTTGACATCCTGGTTAAATCCTTGATTAATCAGCTATGCACAATTTTGCACATACATTGTACAATGCCTCTCTGCTTGCGGCTACTGCTAAAATATGTTCACATATTTCTATTCTAACACAAGGTAACACAGTGGAATCTTTGGTAACTACATGTAAATGGTTGGTAGGCTAATCTAATGGAACTTACTGGGTGATGATTAAAACATGGTCATGCAGTACATAGTTGGCAATCATTTTCTCCACAACACTCACATTTTGTGAACATGTACACACTTCTTTACTTTTTTACCATGTGACCTGCCTATAATTTGAGATTATCATGCAATGTTTTACTAATAAATCAACTTTCTCTTTCAAGAATATATTCAAGGAGAGAGTTGATTTCttaatattaaaatgttactttTCTTTCAAATTGTACCTCTAAAAGTAACCAATTGATGTTCTCCACATGGTTAATAGGTAAGACACTAACAATCAAAACTGCAAGTGGTGTTCGAGTTGCTGATTGCTAACTTAATATGGCACATGAAAAACACAAGGATCAAATGGATACACAATACAATCATGCTCACATATTTAGCAGTGACGATTTCCCATCAAATAATTTCAGCTGACTTTCATAAACCAACTGGCAAGTGTATGATCTTACTTAATTATTTCGACAACAGTGTACGTATACTTTTCCTTTACAAGTGACTACTGCGCAAAtaaatattgcatgcatgttacaAATTGTGCCACACCAGACAAAGTTGAGATGATTCCACATTGAAGCTGAACACTATTTTttccaaacaaaaacaaattagcCGGAAGTTGTAAATGCTGCTCCACGCACAACTATGACAACTAAATGATCTTCCTTTGACGGTTCCGTTCCAAGCCCATTGGCATAATTCAAAAGATGTTTCTGTGAGAAATCACAAGGTGGAAATGCATGTAACACACCTGCATCCACATCTTTAGGTCCTGCAACAGGCAGGCTAATTACACCAGCTGCTTGTTTTTGTTGTAAGTATGACACCAGGTTACGCAGAGCTCTTGACTGCGTCCCATTAGGAGCAGGTTCTGGCATATCATCGCCAGGGAGAGCAAGCAATAAACAGTGACCACTTGATCCTGCTCCAGAAATACGTTTTCCTACTTCCTCCAATTTGGGTTGATCTAAACGCAAACGTTGAGTTATCCTCAATATCCCATCTTCATCAAATTTTCCATGGGGTAAAAGAGAATCAGCAAGACTGGTGTCACCACCAATCTGGAACATTCTAGTTGCAAAGGCACTGTTCTTTAATACCACATAGCCTTGCCAAGCAAGGTCAAGATGTTTCACAAGATCAGCAAGTGTTTCCGCTCCATGTAACAATGAATCTTTTCGTCCATCTCCTTTTTGGAAACGTCTTCTTTGCTTGAATTCACCATCAATACCTTCCTCACTACTAGAACGATGTCGTTTATGATAATCTGGTGATGAATCATGGTTGCCAAGGGAACCACGCTCGGGTGATTCAAAACTTCTATCAGAACGTGCACGATCTTGATTAGCACTGGGAGATCTACGACGTTTGAATGGTCGAGTTCTGTCTGGAGTCCGATCATTATTGAAGTCACTACCAGGAGAACCACCTCGTTTTCCTCTTCTTTCTGGTCCTCCTGCATTACGATCTTTTGAGTTGTTTCTGCGATTCCAATCCTCCTGATATCTGCCATTACCACCCTGCCAATCTCCACCACGACGCGGTTCTGCACCATTATCTCCAACCCAATTATCTCGATACTGAGCAGGTGGTGATCTACCACCTCCAAATTCACGCTCAAAATTACCACCACCGCCTTGATCATTCCTTCTGCCTCCTTGCTGGTATCCACCACCTCCACCACCAAATGATGGAGACTTGTTTGGAGGAGTATCTGGTTCTGCAAAATCAACTCTCAAACGACGGTCTGGCCCTCCTAATGGAAAGCCACGCATATTATTGGCTGCTACTTGAGCTGCTTCCAGCGTTCATATTGAACATACGCAAATGGTTCTCCTTTCACATAATCAATTTTGCGAATAGCTCCAAAACGGTCAAATTCTCGTTCCAGAACACCCAAAGATACCCACGGTCCTAGCCCCCCAACCCACAGTCGAGATGTTGGAGACAGCTTACCATAACCTGTTTTACACTGATTTCTTCCTATGTACTGACCAGACATTGCTACCATGGCTTTGTGTGCCATATCTAAATTCAAATACCTCACAAATGCAAATGGATTGCCCTGATTTCTTGGGGGGTACTTGATGTCAATATCCTCAATTATACCATACCGCTCAAATGAACGTTTGATTTCATTTTCTGAAATACCATCTTCCAAATTGCCCACAAACACTGTACGTGTAGCCTTAGGATCATCCTCTGGCAAAAGCATTAACTCTCGTTCTCGATCATGCTCCCTAACATTATCATTGCCGTATGGCCGCCTATCATTATTATACATAACATTCCTATCTCTTCCAGGATTGTCGCGCACCATTCCTTTTTGCATTCCTCCTTGTTGTGGGCGACGACCTCCACCCATATTCGAAGGTGGCATTCGACCACCATAGCCCATATCTGGACTTTGACTCCTTCGTTGTTGTTGATACTGATTTTTCTTACTTTTAAACACACAATCAACACGCAATGATTTGGCAAACAATGTTAACCTATCACCTTTTGCCATTTTGGCTTCACGGGCATGGTCATGAGCACGGAAATTTGCAAACGCTGTTCTCTCTTCATTTGGCCCACTGTATACAATTCGAATATTCACATCCCCAAATTTTTTGAATTCATGAAAAAGTGCATCCTTGATTGCCATGTCGGCTACATGTGACGGGAATCCTGTGAGTCGTAAACTCGTGTATGTTTTGTTTGAATCAAACCTATCATAACTACGATAATCACCACCATACGGTCGATCTCGATCATGGTCCATTCCACCACCACGGCCCCCACGGCCGCGCATATTGCCCGATCGCCTTCCACCATCTCTGTCCCGTCTGTCGTCTTTTTCCATACTGCGTGATGCACGACCAAGTTTGCTACCACCCCTACCTTCATAACGATCATTTCCAGGGCTCATTCTCTCCCTTGATCCTGGTCTTAGCATATCAGGACTTCCTCTCACCCGTCTCCCAGTATCTCGACCTGACTGGCGCTTCATTTTTAAGTCTATATGTTGTGCTTTAGCTGTAAATAATGCAGTTTTCATGTACACAGATTTTTACATTACAGCTAACGTAAGCGCCGCCATATTGGTAACATGGCCTTTTGACCTTGAgcaattaaaaatatcaatacgCGAAATACGGTAACCCGTTTCGGACCTATTGTTTAGTTTGTAGTGACAGGCAGTTCCGGGTTCTGGCATGATCCGGCATCATCAGTTGACTCATGAGTCACTCTACTCACGCAGTCGCGAGCAGGCCCGGGAGTCGTGTGAGCCCCAAATAAAGACTTtgcaccaaaagacccctttttctcAATTCTGTCGAAAGAGGTCCAATATCTTGAgcacccccctccaaaaaaaaattccataaGACTCcgttgtttaaggtggtactacaccccctgataaattttgtgactaattttgcatttttctcaaaactacacGCTGGtaccaaaagttatgtatataggggcaaggaatccaattttaaatatttcatatcataaataacgtactgcatgtattgagtcattgaaattccagtgtaggccTAGTAGGGCCTATTACTGGATTCCTTCCctgtaatataataataataataccggtaataataataatatggacaTTTATACCGGGCATTTATAACGCGCAAGTATCCGTCAGAGCCGCTCATTGCGCAACAACAGGAATATGACCACAAGGGGAACACGATGAACAGAGCAAATACAGAAGATATacaaaatacagggtgagtcaaaaaaaagtgcaatagagaaaggaatacatttttatttaagaaccgagttgaaccttttaggttttaaaacattttatatatggtatatctaTCATTGACCTTGTGtggaaaaatcaaggaattagcatttaccgttttgtttttatgacacattttatagcgctacccaattttaatgtttgtccaagagacatctaaaatttgaatgtcagcccactctgtgtaaggtagatttggaacaactgccattttcttaacctcattggcaatgaaataaaaatagagcagccaaagtgttattgcccttggtctggtttaaggagaagaaacattatttgttgttattttcattttacctttactttaaagatgtttattctctatcaaaaacatacaaatttgtatgcgggtttttcaaatgtcaaaatgaaatgcgcacaaattgaagtggagcgaattacaaaatatccagtaagttggacatattgggatttaaaaaactggagttgggtCGAGTGAGGTaagaaggacttaaagtaatgttagaaagtttgtttgaacagaaaaaaaaatcaaccttatttattTAAGTTAGTCAGTTTCAGATCTAgtgcctttaccgtgcactggatgtgtgctctcattcaaaatacatggtacctatACCtggtggacaaataacgaaattgggtatcacagcaaaaggactcataaaaattaaactgtAATCCCGtctcacttcatattttcacagaaggtggccattgagtgtggcatttataaaatacttcaatattgggaaagttcgacttggtttttacataaatatcgattctttgctctattgcagttttttttactcaccctgtaccaTAATAAGAAAAACATCTACACTATTATTAAACAgatgtgtttttaacaaagatttaaAAGAGTCCAAAGTAGTACAGTTTTTAATGTGAGTTGGTAGATTGTTCCAAAGTTTAGGAGCACAAATGACAAAAGAACGGTCGCCAAAGATCGTGGTtcctgaagaagatgaagattggCTGAACGAAGTCCAGTGCGCCCAGGTATATAAGTGTGCAGAAGATCGGCGATATGACGGTGCAAGTCCATTTtgtgatttgaaaacaaaagtgaggatatacataacctttgttaccagtgcgttattatttcagaaaaaatgcaaaaatagtcacaaatttatcatggagtgtagtaccaccttaaacttgGAGGTAagattgataataattatgtaatatttattatttgaaaatgttgtttTGGAGCAtgttattatttaggcctatttattttatttattcttgaTTTTaacaaattcggctaaaatacatcaaaaagcaaattaaaattacataataggCTATTACATATACAAAAGGAAACTTCAAAGAAAACAGAACCAAATGGACTTACCTGGAAGAATCAGAAGTACCAAAACACTGTCACCAAAGATGGTGCTACTCCTCAAACCCATTGGAGCAATTAGATATAAGATGGAAATATGCTCAGTGACGTCTGATGTGAATttaaccccccccacccccgtagCGTAGCAAAGCCAcatttttgtcctcatttttgtcccagttttagtcatttgaaagaCACTTGCTCTTTgttgtccccattttatccctgacaaTTGTCTGTTGGGGGCAATTTGACCCCCGCTAGTTACGCCACACTCCCCCCCCTCCACCACAACATACAACTTATAGTTAAATTCCTTTATTTCTTTAAACATTTCACGGCAAACTGCGTGCATCCTTAACAACTTGAAATCAATgtccaaattatttttttatttcagaaaagttgaccaaaatatatttttgtaggcctatgcaaagaaacctttaatcgctagctttaataaaccgaaaaatagttttccaagctgtcccccgAATTCAAAGCGCAAGAAAATTTGTTTTAAGCAGAAATTTGCTAGTTctatgctaaaattcaaagggggATGTACCGGAGTAACCGAGccaggggcaaaatttccaacttcGTCCCACtcatctgctactaaaagaataTTACCATGCAGGACAAATGCGTGCGAAACGGTCAAAGAATTGTAATTTCAATgctaaatgaataaaattgaggacaattgtgtttggaaatattcgcactttggtgttttaggaaggatatgtaaacgacaaaaaaaaaaaaaaaatatgaagaaattatttccaaaccgtgtaagtctacaaccattatgtttctcattttcaagaatgctggttaacaatattcacaatattgtctcatttcgtaaacaaaggcccacgagtattgttaccttgcgtttgctttataatcggttactcaactgaaactataataccagctcattgcaataccgcacaggtaaaacagaaacatgtgtagtgtggatttaagcagagaagatctgatttaacatagttgagctgttttcaatgagtgttatcttggtttaatagcttttaatggggtttgagtcctgcaaaggtcgtggtgaatgctactgtagacatgactgcatgcattatgggtgaattctactgtaaacatgactgcatcatggaaacCGTGCCAAATGAAGATGCGTAGGGCCGGCCTAAgccttttacaacttttggttaGTTTAGTCCCGGTAGGCCTATTTTGATCCAGCTTACGAGTTGTATGCTTTTAGAAGGCATCAGAGAtatgatttacataatagaaaggatggatAACTCTCgtttttgagattcgtgttcaagttcgaaatgaaaaaaaaaagaacatttcgAAGAGGACGTCTCCCATATAACAGAATGGGTTTACtgagataaatgcgcgcgaagcgcgagcgCGGCAATTTgccattttaatactaaatgggccaATTAAAGCTACACAAGTCAACTCTCATTACACCGACCCTCGTATAGCTTCAACGCGGACAAGTCGGACTTTTtccaa
The Amphiura filiformis chromosome 3, Afil_fr2py, whole genome shotgun sequence DNA segment above includes these coding regions:
- the LOC140149281 gene encoding LOW QUALITY PROTEIN: RNA-binding protein 15-like (The sequence of the model RefSeq protein was modified relative to this genomic sequence to represent the inferred CDS: inserted 1 base in 1 codon): MKTALFTAKAQHIDLKMKRQSGRDTGRRVRGSPDMLRPGSRERMSPGNDRYEGRGGSKLGRASRSMEKDDRRDRDGGRRSGNMRGRGGRGGGMDHDRDRPYGGDYRSYDRFDSNKTYTSLRLTGFPSHVADMAIKDALFHEFKKFGDVNIRIVYSGPNEERTAFANFRAHDHAREAKMAKGDRLTLFAKSLRVDCVFKSKKNQYQQQRRSQSPDMGYGGRMPPSNMGGGRRPQQGGMQKGMVRDNPGRDRNVMYNNDRRPYGNDNVREHDRERELMLLPEDDPKATRTVFVGNLEDGISENEIKRSFERYGIIEDIDIKYPPRNQGNPFAFVRYLNLDMAHKAMVAMSGQYIGRNQCKTGYGKLSPTSRLWVGGLGPWVSLGVLEREFDRFGAIRKIDYVKGEPFAYVQYEXLEAAQVAANNMRGFPLGGPDRRLRVDFAEPDTPPNKSPSFGGGGGGYQQGGRRNDQGGGGNFEREFGGGRSPPAQYRDNWVGDNGAEPRRGGDWQGGNGRYQEDWNRRNNSKDRNAGGPERRGKRGGSPGSDFNNDRTPDRTRPFKRRRSPSANQDRARSDRSFESPERGSLGNHDSSPDYHKRHRSSSEEGIDGEFKQRRRFQKGDGRKDSLLHGAETLADLVKHLDLAWQGYVVLKNSAFATRMFQIGGDTSLADSLLPHGKFDEDGILRITQRLRLDQPKLEEVGKRISGAGSSGHCLLLALPGDDMPEPAPNGTQSRALRNLVSYLQQKQAAGVISLPVAGPKDVDAGVLHAFPPCDFSQKHLLNYANGLGTEPSKEDHLVVIVVRGAAFTTSG